The following DNA comes from Osmerus eperlanus chromosome 5, fOsmEpe2.1, whole genome shotgun sequence.
GCTCTCCAGCTCGATCTGGAGCTCGCTTGCCcagaactcctcctcctccatctccacctcgttcttcctcagcctcctctccagcctcgcGATCTCCTCCGACagacccccgcctccccctcctcctcctcctcctcccgcgtccccccctcctcctccacctcccctccccccgccccgcgCCTGCAGTTCGGCCTCGTAGGCATCCAGCCTCTTCTCCAGCACCCCCAGCGTGTCCCTCTGCAGGCCCACCAGCCGGACCAGGTCCTCGGCCCTGCAGGCCCACGGGGACggtgccccccctgcccccgcgTGGTGGggcgtcccccccccctccgttccCCAGCAGCAGCCGCCGTTTGCCCTCGGCCTCCCCCGCCCCGCGGCCACCCCCGCCCAGGATGTCCCGCAGGCCCCTCGGCCCGCCCGTGAACGTCAGCGACTTGCGCCGGGGCTCGCGGCGGCGCAGGGAGCGCTCGTTGGGGTGGCGCAGCTTGGCGAGGGGCGGGAGGCTCTGCCGGTGGAGGCCGCGCTCCGGCGTCCTCAGGGGCGGGCCCTCGGAGGGCGGGCGCTCCGTCAGGGAGGGCCCGGTGCGGTGCAGGATGAGCTGGACGTCCCCGGCGTACTGGCCCCAGGTGTTCAGGGACGCCACAGGGCTCTCGTGAGGGGCCAGGTGACGCTCACTGTCTCGCCACTTCTCCACCAGAGTGTACCTCCCGGTGCGACCTGGAAGGATAGACGGCATACTATGATCAAGGTTTGATCTCTTTTTAATAGAGTTTCATCAGTTTCATCAGATTATTACTGTCAATTTCATAATCCTAGTAAAATGGGTAAAAACTTACAACCGCAGTAGAACCACCATACATACAAGGACATGTCAGTCAAAAGAAAAACATATGAATAAAGATTGGTAAAAAAtataagaaaaaaaagaaaaggaattgAATGTTACACGTATGTGGTAATTATAGAGTATTATAAGATTCTAAGAGCGTTCTGTTATAAATGGATGCCCAGGATCACAACAGAAGCAGAACTCTTCAGTACAGTCCAGAAAAGCCCTATGCGGGTCTGATGTCATCCAACGCCTCTGCACTGTAGCGTACAGTATGGGTCCCTgtatggggagggtggaggcagggggtggaggcagggggtggaggcagggggtggaggaagggggtggaggaagggggtggtTGGGCAGGGACGGCTGTTTTCCCTGCCTGGCAAGGGATAGAAGGATGAGTCAGACTTTCCCccgaccacccccccccc
Coding sequences within:
- the LOC134020853 gene encoding LOW QUALITY PROTEIN: ras association domain-containing protein 8 (The sequence of the model RefSeq protein was modified relative to this genomic sequence to represent the inferred CDS: deleted 1 base in 1 codon) codes for the protein MELKVWVDGVQRVVCGVTEATTCQEVVIALAQAIGRTGRYTLVEKWRDSERHLAPHESPVASLNTWGQYAGDVQLILHRTGPSLTERPPSEGPPLRTPERGLHRQSLPPLAKLRHPNERSLRRREPRRKSLTFTGGPRGLRDILGGGGRGAGEAEGKRRLLLGNGGGGTPHHAGAGGAPSPWACRAEDLVRLVGLQRDTLGVLEKRLDAYEAELQARGGGRGGGGGGGDAGGGGGGGGGGGLSEEIARLERRLRKNEVEMEEEEFWASELQIELESERQLEDRLEELRGRLQGCELELEERMTLILDVEAGLEEERLQREHQETQRVSEAEARGQLVRARTQVKAQERQAVQLESSCRAVERSLGQSGKRLQDLQYELEQLTKELRQVNLQQFIQQTGTKVTVLPAEPSEDEGSLPGQGSLPGQGSSPGIELVPLSGSLKRPVSSHLMPGHLRGLHSPLTSGLNPEGIYV